The following proteins are co-located in the Streptococcus anginosus genome:
- a CDS encoding glucosaminidase domain-containing protein, translating into MRKKKLKKRILTVLALAVAALLVSAVLSKQVHPASANDEAYQRPLTQTEVFISQIGETARQLGQENDLYASVMIAQAILESHSGRSALSAAPHHNLFGIKGQYAGQSATMATLEDDGQGNTYNVNAEFRSYPSYVESLQDYVAILKHSRYTYAWKSNTTSYMNATAALTGIYATDTSYNVKLNNLIQQYNLTQYDVPNVQATNVATTNKVYNPYRQQYTTQEVLDLDVAWANRHQ; encoded by the coding sequence ATGAGAAAGAAAAAATTGAAAAAAAGAATTTTAACAGTTCTAGCTTTGGCGGTCGCCGCTTTATTGGTTAGTGCAGTTTTGTCTAAGCAAGTTCACCCAGCTAGTGCCAATGATGAGGCTTATCAACGTCCGTTAACTCAAACAGAGGTGTTCATTTCACAAATTGGTGAAACGGCTCGTCAATTAGGACAAGAGAATGATTTGTATGCTTCAGTTATGATTGCACAAGCCATTCTGGAAAGCCATTCTGGACGTTCTGCTTTATCAGCCGCTCCTCATCATAATTTATTTGGCATCAAAGGACAGTATGCTGGGCAATCAGCAACAATGGCTACACTAGAAGATGATGGGCAAGGAAATACTTATAATGTCAATGCAGAATTTAGATCCTATCCAAGTTATGTTGAATCTTTACAAGACTATGTGGCGATTTTAAAACATAGCCGCTACACTTATGCTTGGAAGAGTAATACGACTAGCTATATGAATGCGACTGCTGCTTTAACAGGTATCTATGCAACGGATACAAGCTATAATGTTAAGTTGAATAATTTGATTCAACAATATAATTTGACACAATACGATGTACCAAATGTGCAAGCAACCAATGTTGCAACAACTAACAAAGTCTACAATCCTTATCGCCAACAATACACAACACAAGAAGTGTTAGATTTGGATGTTGCTTGGGCAAATCGTCATCAATAA
- the yihA gene encoding ribosome biogenesis GTP-binding protein YihA/YsxC, with protein sequence MEINTHNAEILLSAANKSHYPQDEIPEIALAGRSNVGKSSFINTLLNRKNLARTSGKPGKTQLLNFFNIDDKLRFVDVPGYGYAKVSKTERAKWGKMIEEYLTSRENLRAVVSLVDFRHEPSADDVQMYEFLKYYEIPVIVVATKADKIPRGKWNKHELVIKKKLDFDKNDDFIVFSSVNKDGLEAAWDAILEKI encoded by the coding sequence ATGGAAATTAACACACACAATGCAGAAATTTTGCTAAGTGCAGCAAATAAATCTCATTATCCGCAAGATGAGATTCCTGAAATTGCCCTTGCTGGACGATCAAATGTTGGTAAATCTTCCTTTATCAATACATTGTTAAATCGAAAAAATCTAGCTCGAACTTCTGGCAAGCCAGGAAAAACGCAATTGCTGAATTTCTTCAATATTGATGACAAACTTCGTTTTGTGGATGTCCCAGGATATGGCTATGCTAAAGTTTCTAAGACAGAACGAGCGAAGTGGGGCAAGATGATCGAGGAATATCTGACGAGCAGGGAAAATCTCAGAGCAGTTGTCAGTCTGGTGGATTTTCGGCATGAGCCAAGTGCAGACGATGTACAAATGTACGAATTTCTCAAATATTATGAAATACCAGTCATTGTCGTAGCCACGAAAGCAGATAAAATTCCACGCGGCAAATGGAATAAGCACGAATTAGTCATTAAGAAAAAGTTAGATTTTGATAAAAATGATGATTTTATTGTTTTTTCATCTGTTAATAAAGATGGTTTAGAAGCAGCTTGGGATGCGATTTTGGAAAAAATTTAG